One genomic window of Gracilinema caldarium DSM 7334 includes the following:
- a CDS encoding FecR family protein, whose product MVIKYNRYLLLFFIVLLYSINFVWAQSGPKALLMYADDDSLIQIITKTGVSRSVSIGDEILPGETIKTLATNAELKLDPNGSIIKIARNTSFKIEGLAGSSGKDTNEFALVSGKIRTVAAKTAGSNKYQIKTPSAVCGVRGTDFNMLVIEGARDAVYVQRGLVEFARTLADGTVQPILVGAGQFADVFGPSFIPFTFTQEQLAQEFVDLDEFKTVDPLSVPQNEDSKSSNQEEKPAEDAKSTTNDANTQSEQKSTASGKKASAQESKMMAWLGDMLGFEIGSVVIDGNTYSKAVVQPTFNMGKFKIALYLPIIYTNDLFNPDSWYQPNGNNEWSFGSEYWGTNYTKGAQDALQDLALKIRYIEYGQPMVDPVYLKIGNLSDMTIGHGVLMRNYANNADFPSIRKVGVNAGFEGKTFGFEGIVNDLGKPEIFGGRLKLSFIGISAIADINPVGALTDQEKEQIGDPMIIGSAFDIDIPILKLSAFSLRAFADVAAVAPYNRVDTGQLSSGFQYQAIYDDSYGNNFNALRNYGVISGFMGKFIFVDWRLEYRYYRGAYRPTFFDGTYDRNRVKYAKAFYDLLTTTNPSNDVTVHGIYGEAGFDLFRDKIQFTAGYMVPWSPDSSASWSYISQQDYILAKLVLKKGLVPFYDISGSLTYAHTGFAYALSRDNALVNENTILTGEVVIPIASTVDFAILLTNNAVYTVDPTLADPEYTTSPSLTFETRIHF is encoded by the coding sequence TATTGGTGATGAAATCCTACCAGGAGAAACGATTAAGACATTAGCAACAAACGCAGAATTAAAATTGGATCCTAACGGAAGTATCATCAAAATCGCAAGAAACACCAGCTTTAAAATAGAAGGACTTGCGGGCTCTTCTGGAAAAGATACCAATGAGTTTGCCCTAGTAAGTGGAAAAATCCGTACTGTTGCTGCAAAAACAGCTGGAAGTAATAAATATCAGATAAAAACCCCCTCTGCAGTATGTGGTGTACGAGGTACAGACTTTAATATGCTCGTAATTGAAGGTGCCCGAGATGCGGTATACGTACAGAGGGGCTTAGTAGAATTTGCAAGGACCCTTGCAGATGGCACTGTACAGCCAATTCTGGTGGGAGCAGGTCAATTTGCTGATGTTTTTGGTCCTAGTTTTATTCCATTCACATTTACTCAAGAACAGCTCGCTCAAGAATTTGTAGATCTTGATGAATTTAAAACCGTCGATCCATTATCGGTTCCCCAGAATGAGGATTCCAAATCATCTAACCAAGAAGAAAAGCCAGCAGAGGATGCCAAGAGCACTACCAACGATGCAAATACTCAATCAGAACAAAAATCTACTGCATCTGGTAAAAAAGCTTCAGCGCAGGAATCAAAAATGATGGCTTGGCTTGGTGATATGCTGGGCTTTGAAATTGGTTCAGTTGTCATCGATGGGAATACCTATTCTAAAGCTGTAGTTCAGCCAACCTTTAATATGGGTAAATTCAAAATCGCTCTCTATTTACCCATTATTTATACTAACGATCTATTTAATCCAGACAGCTGGTATCAGCCTAATGGTAATAATGAATGGTCCTTTGGATCAGAATACTGGGGAACAAATTATACTAAAGGGGCTCAAGATGCATTGCAAGATTTAGCATTAAAAATTCGTTATATTGAATATGGTCAACCCATGGTAGATCCTGTATATCTGAAAATCGGCAATCTTTCAGATATGACTATAGGGCATGGGGTACTCATGCGTAATTATGCCAATAATGCAGATTTCCCATCTATAAGAAAAGTTGGTGTTAATGCAGGATTTGAAGGCAAAACCTTTGGATTTGAAGGGATTGTAAACGACCTTGGAAAACCAGAAATATTTGGTGGAAGATTAAAACTATCTTTCATTGGTATAAGTGCTATTGCAGATATTAATCCAGTAGGCGCTCTAACAGATCAAGAAAAAGAACAAATAGGAGATCCAATGATTATTGGGTCAGCTTTTGATATTGATATTCCTATACTTAAATTAAGCGCATTTAGCCTGAGAGCATTTGCCGATGTAGCAGCTGTAGCTCCGTATAATCGAGTAGACACTGGACAACTTAGTTCTGGTTTCCAATATCAAGCTATTTATGATGATTCCTATGGCAATAATTTTAATGCCTTAAGAAACTATGGGGTTATTTCTGGATTCATGGGTAAATTCATCTTTGTAGATTGGCGCTTAGAATATAGATATTACCGGGGAGCCTATAGACCAACCTTTTTTGATGGCACCTATGATCGGAATAGAGTAAAATATGCTAAGGCCTTCTATGATTTACTTACTACAACAAACCCATCTAACGATGTAACCGTACATGGCATTTATGGTGAAGCTGGATTTGACCTCTTTAGAGATAAGATCCAATTTACTGCGGGGTACATGGTGCCCTGGAGTCCCGATAGTTCTGCATCATGGAGTTATATTTCGCAACAAGACTATATTCTTGCTAAACTAGTACTCAAAAAAGGCCTCGTACCTTTCTATGATATTTCTGGATCATTAACCTATGCACATACGGGTTTTGCCTACGCCTTAAGTAGGGATAATGCTCTGGTTAATGAAAATACCATACTTACAGGAGAAGTTGTTATTCCAATAGCAAGTACTGTTGATTTTGCTATTCTGCTTACTAATAATGCGGTTTATACAGTCGATCCTACTTTAGCAGACCCAGAATATACAACCAGTCCGTCTCTTACCTTTGAAACCAGAATTCATTTCTAA
- a CDS encoding uracil phosphoribosyltransferase has product MNKIVLKAQDLDGYLTESDKNHIATMDSLFRQVMLSFSILSTTKSTAERHREEQNLIELYNEMGRMMQDICKEEKGIHVYSFLTPQESHPEASRLIAKLRDVRTGGQEFVYYIQRAYEMLFKLAFAGTQVSSKNYLIVKTPVTVPVQNYAVHKIPNIDDKIENTVMCVMLRGALLPSMIMSKEIQEYSSHGYVTPFALFKIKRDDSKHENDMEYILDLEKSYFDLEKLNDKDLIFADPMNATGGSLVTVVKYLLDQGVKPRSVQFFNVISALKGALRVVRALENCKVYTLWMDPVLNEAAYILPGLGDAGDRINGKDGEDHPRNIMQLIADYGSNIANLYRSQLREIEDTVLG; this is encoded by the coding sequence ATGAATAAGATTGTCTTAAAAGCACAAGACCTGGATGGTTATTTAACAGAAAGCGATAAAAACCATATTGCTACCATGGATTCCTTGTTCCGTCAGGTCATGCTTTCATTTAGTATTCTTTCTACTACTAAATCAACCGCTGAACGGCATCGGGAAGAACAGAACCTGATTGAATTATATAATGAAATGGGCCGAATGATGCAGGATATATGTAAGGAAGAAAAGGGTATTCATGTATATTCTTTTCTTACGCCTCAAGAAAGTCATCCTGAAGCATCTCGGCTTATAGCAAAACTCAGGGATGTTCGGACTGGTGGACAGGAATTTGTATACTATATACAAAGAGCCTATGAAATGCTGTTTAAGCTGGCCTTTGCGGGTACCCAGGTCTCAAGCAAGAACTATCTCATTGTAAAAACTCCTGTTACTGTTCCGGTACAAAATTATGCAGTACATAAGATTCCAAATATTGATGATAAAATTGAAAATACCGTCATGTGTGTTATGTTGCGGGGTGCCCTGCTTCCCTCTATGATTATGTCAAAGGAAATACAGGAATACTCATCCCATGGTTATGTAACTCCCTTTGCGTTATTTAAAATAAAACGGGATGACTCTAAACACGAAAATGATATGGAATATATCCTGGATTTAGAAAAATCTTATTTTGATCTAGAAAAATTAAATGATAAAGATCTTATTTTCGCTGATCCCATGAATGCCACTGGCGGCAGTCTTGTTACTGTTGTAAAATACCTGCTTGATCAAGGAGTTAAACCACGATCTGTTCAATTCTTTAATGTAATATCTGCATTAAAGGGTGCATTGCGAGTTGTACGGGCTCTTGAAAACTGCAAAGTCTACACACTTTGGATGGATCCAGTACTAAATGAGGCCGCATATATACTTCCAGGGCTTGGGGATGCTGGAGACCGAATAAATGGGAAAGATGGTGAAGACCATCCTCGAAATATTATGCAGCTTATTGCAGATTATGGATCTAATATTGCAAATCTCTATCGATCCCAATTGCGAGAAATTGAGGATACTGTGCTTGGTTAA
- a CDS encoding tetratricopeptide repeat protein, which produces MKPAYFGFTCIIAVYLLVLSCVSGPASISEEELYSLGKAYYDLGKYTEAEIWFQKASKYSKTKNASMYYLGRIAFQQQKYTKAASIFEILLNKDKDNVILLKAAAFSNLKALNFEKAELYYRRVIELVPESKESKYGYALVLYGIQKYSESYQLLKEMKADDGNDKDALLLLARTEKMLAYPEAIDHYSQWLKKNDDPQILKEYAEVAEQLALYSRAIEALKKIKQTNREELAGLQKGEVDFRIGRLIIFADPLDNQGFKHIESALSAGYQNKEQFDVLLADTRLTETQKRTLQTLFYDNKDHEKKY; this is translated from the coding sequence ATGAAACCTGCTTATTTTGGATTTACATGTATAATTGCTGTATATTTACTCGTACTATCCTGTGTTTCTGGGCCAGCATCTATATCTGAAGAAGAATTATATTCTCTAGGAAAAGCTTACTATGATTTAGGTAAATATACAGAAGCTGAAATTTGGTTTCAGAAAGCAAGCAAATACTCAAAAACAAAGAATGCTTCCATGTATTATCTTGGGAGAATTGCTTTCCAGCAACAAAAGTATACAAAAGCAGCTAGTATCTTTGAAATCTTACTAAACAAAGATAAGGATAATGTTATTTTACTTAAGGCTGCTGCTTTTTCAAATCTGAAGGCTTTAAATTTTGAAAAGGCAGAACTGTATTATAGAAGGGTAATTGAACTAGTTCCTGAAAGCAAAGAAAGCAAATATGGATATGCCCTCGTGTTATATGGTATACAAAAGTATTCAGAATCCTATCAATTATTAAAAGAAATGAAGGCCGATGATGGTAATGATAAAGACGCATTACTTCTTCTTGCAAGAACAGAAAAAATGCTAGCATACCCAGAAGCGATTGATCATTATTCACAATGGCTTAAAAAAAACGATGATCCACAAATTCTTAAAGAATATGCAGAAGTTGCAGAGCAACTTGCATTGTATAGTCGTGCAATAGAAGCATTAAAAAAAATTAAACAAACGAATCGGGAAGAGTTAGCTGGTTTACAAAAAGGTGAGGTGGATTTTCGTATCGGTCGGCTTATCATATTCGCGGACCCTTTGGATAACCAAGGATTTAAACATATTGAATCAGCTCTTTCAGCAGGTTATCAAAATAAGGAACAATTTGATGTCTTGCTTGCTGACACTCGTTTAACAGAAACTCAAAAACGAACACTTCAGACTTTATTCTATGATAATAAAGACCATGAAAAAAAGTATTAA